The segment TTTGATTACCTATGTTCTGGCATTGGGTTCTCCTACACATGCCATTAAACCAGAAGTATATCAAAATACATGGAAGAAAAGTGATTTTTATACAAATGGAAATCAATATCTGGGCTATACATTACCGTTGGGATTTCCATATGGAGGGCCTCTTTTCTTTGCTCATTATTCCTATCTGAGTCTTGATCCACGAAAAATGGATGATGGAAAGACCAATTACTGGAAACTAAATCTGGCACAGACACTCATTAATTATACGCATTGTGTGAGTCAGGGCGAGAAATTTGGTTACTCAACAGATAATTGGGGCCTTACTGCCAGTGACGATTATAACTTCTATGATGCTCATTCTCCTACCAATGACAATGGAACAATAAGTCCTACTGCAGCCCTTTCCTCATTTCCCTATACTCCATATGCTTCTTACCAGGCTATGCGATATTTCTATCTGAAGAAAGGCAATCCACTTTTTGGACCGTATGGATTCTATGATGCATTCAGCCAGGTAAAAAACTGGTACTCTAATCAGTACCTGGCTATAGATCAGGGGCCTATCGTGGTTATGATGGAAAATTATCGCTCCGGATTAATCTGGAAGCTTGGAGCTGGGATTGCAGAACTTACTACTGGCCTGAAAAAGATGGGAATTACCACTCCTTCTTACCCAACAGGATTTTATATGTATCTGCCAGATCCTAAAACAAATGAAGTAGATCTAATGAGACATACTGACCGGGCTACATACATACTGGATATTGCCGTGAAAGGTAAGGAATCTGTAAAGTTGGAACTAACTGACCGAAATGGCAAAGTAGAGACGGTATTGCTAAACAAAGCCTTGACTGAAGGGATACATGAAATTCCGTTTGTAGCAAAGGGAGGAAAATATCAAGCTATATTATCTCAGGGGACAAAACAGGAGAAGGTGCTTCTTAATTTGAGATAGTGTGATTGAGTAAACTGTTTATCTGACTAGTAATCAGACTTTTATACTAATTACTTTTTTCCAAGTTATATGAACGAACTACTATTATTTTATACCAGGTGTCGATACGTATTTTTATCAGCAGTGCGTATATATGTGTTTGGAGTTGCTCTTTTTCTGATAACAGCTATACAAGCTATGTCTCAGAATCGTGCTGTATCTGGTACTGTAAAAGATTCAGGTGGTGAAGGAATTCCAGGTGCCTCTGTCCTGATAAAAGGAACCACAACTGGAACTACAACAGATTCGAATGGAAAGTTTACCTTGTCAGCTCCTGATAATGCTGTACTGGTTGTTGCTTTTGTTGGCTATGAAAAGGTAGAAGTACCTGTAAACAATCAGTCTGAGATCAATGTAACCTTACAAAGTTCAACTACAGAGCTGGCGCAGGTGGTTGTAGTTGGCTATGGAACTCAGCGCAAAGTAGATGTAACAGGGGCTACAGCAAGTGTGAAAGGAGAGGAGTTGGCCAAACAACCTGTTTTAACTGCAACACAGGCAATTCAGGGTAAGGCAGCTGGGGTACAAATTATCAGTAGCGGCCAACCAGGTTCATCACCTGTTATACGAGTAAGAGGTACAGGAACAGCCTTGGCTGGGACTGCGGCTTTATTTGTAGTTGATGGGGTATTGACAGATGATATCAGCAATATCAACACGGCTGACATTGTATCAATGGATGTACTGAAAGATGCTTCTGCTACTGCAATCTATGGTTCAAGAGGTGCCAATGGCGTTGTGATTATCACAACCAAGAAAGGAAGTGCAGGAGGAATAAAAGTAAACTACACTACCAATATAGGTATGCGTAGTGCCACCAATCTGGTGCAGATGGCAAATGCCCAGGAATATGCCAACTATGTAAGTGCTGCCAGTGGAACTAGTGTAGTGGCAGGTTCTGTCTCCACAGATTGGTATGATCAGATACTACGAAATGGCTGGTACCAGAATCATAATTTGTCTTTGTCAGGCGGATCTGACAAGTCAACTTACTTTCTAAGTATGGGGTATTTTACAGATGAAGGCATTGTCATTGATAATAAATACAAACGGTTTAACATTCGGTCTAATACAGACTTTACACTTTCAGATAAAGTAAAAGTAGGGGTTGTTTCTTCCTATACTAATGCGAATACTCGGGATGTAAATCTGGGATCAGCATACAATAACGCTTATCGGGCTGCACCTACTATTGCGGCTATGGAAAATGGTAAGTATGGCAATACATCTGTATACCAGAACGTAGGTAATCCCATTCTGGATATCAAAAATAATAATCAACGAGATATTGATAATCGGTTACAGGGATCTGCCTATCTGGAGTTTAAACCTGTCAGATCTTTGACTTTCAGAAGTAGTATTGGTGGGGACTTGCTTTCCAAAAATGAGAGAGTATATAATTATCAATTTAACAATGATACCAGTACGTTTATTAATCCAGGGGGGAATCAGCGTAATCCTAATAGTAATCTAAATATTATTTCGACCAGGAGTTTCCGTTGGGTATGGGATAATACACTGACTTTTGCTCAAAGTTTTGATAAACATAATCTAACTGTATTAGTAGGTACTACTGCTGAGCAGTATACTATGGATTGGTTGTCTGCTTTCCGGAAAGATGTGCCTGCTGATCCAAGTTTATGGTATATCAATACGGGGAATGCTAATACCTCAACCAATGATGGAGGCGGAGATAAATGGGCTAGAAACTCTTATTTGGGTAGAGTGAATTATAACTACAATGATCGCTATCTGTTGACTGCCACAGTACGTGCTGACGGAAGTTCTCGTTTTCCTTCCAGTAATCGTTGGGCCTTATTTCCTTCTGTAGGTGCCGGTTGGGTTATCAGCGGTGAAAATTTCATGCAAACGCAACAGATATTTGAGACCTTGAAACTACGAGCTAGCTGGGGACGTGTGGGCAATGACCGGATTCCGTCTGACGCATTCACTGTTACAGTGACTCCAAACCTGGCTTATCCCTATGGTGGTGGAATAGCTACACCTGGTAGTGCCATCACACAAATTAAAGATCCTAATCTAAAGTGGGAAGTAACAGAAGAGTTTGATTTAGGTTTAGATTTTGCCTTGCTGAAAGGTCGGTTAACAGGTGAAATTGGTTACTACAATAAAAGATCCAAAGACTTACTGATCAATGTGAAAGTACCTTCTGTAACAGGTGATGCAGATGGAATGGTACTCACAAATGCTGCATCTATTCAAAATGTTGGTTTGGAAGTGGCTCTAAACTGGCGTGGAAACATAACTGAGGAAATTACTTATCGTGTTGGTGGAAATTTGACACTGAACAATAATAAGGTTATTGGATTAAATGGTGGACAGCCAATTCTGGATGGGGGCATTGGTGGAAACCAGATTTATACGACCAGAACGGACAATGGACAACCGGTCGGAAGTTTCTATCTACTGAACGTAACAGGGGTTTTTCAGAATCAGGGTGAGATTGATAATTATAAAAATAGTAAAGGTACTGTTATTCAGCCAAGTGCATCACCTGGAGACTTTAAATATCAGGATACTAATGATGATGGTAAGATAGATGACAATGACAGAGTGTTTGCCGGTTCGTATCAGCCTAAAGCATATTTTGGGATTAATGGAAGTCTCTCTTATAAAGGCTTTGATTTGAGTGCGGATATCTATGGAAATGTAGGGAATAAGGTATACAATGGAAAGAAAGCGTTTCGTCTGGGTGTATTTGATAATGTAGAAGCTGACATGGCCTACTCCAGATGGACTCCTGCCAATGGCTCCCAAACTGAACCTGCTGCGAATGGAGGTAATCTACCAGCTTCTACTTATTTCCTGGAATCAGGCTCTTTCGTTCGTCTGAACAATGTGACTCTTGGTTATACCTTACCTACAGCTTTGATACAAAAGGTGAAAGTAGCAAGTGTGAGAGTTTTTATCACTGCTCAAAACTTATACACATACAAGAAGTTTAGCGGATTTACACCTGAATTGCCTGGTGATCCAACAAAAGCAGGTATTGAGTTAAATGCATATCCTACCACAAGAACAATTGCTGGTGGTTTGAGTGTAAACTTCTGATGTGATTTTATTGATTACAATTCCCTTAGTCTTTATTATATGAAACATATATTAATAGTAATAGGCATAAGTCTCATTCTTTTTGGAATGATTACATCCTGTTCCAAAGAATTTCTGGATGTTCCCGTTCAGGGGCAAGGTACTACAAAAACAGATCCTGCTTTAGCTCAGAATCTGGTTACGGGAGTATACAATAGTTTACTAGCTGGAGAAGCATTTGGTGGGGATGGTGGAGATACACATGGTATCAGTTTCATTGCTGCAACCAATATTATGTCTGATGATGCCGACAAAGGGAGTACACCTTCAGATCAATCTGCGCTTAATGACATCGATAACTTTACAATTTCACCAACCAATACCTTTGTTGCAGCTCTCTGGAATGGCTACTATACCGGTATCTCCAAAGCGAATCAAGCATTGGTTGCTTTGTCAACTGCCTCACTGACAGATGCTACAAGAAATCAGTTGATGGGTGAAGTAAGATTTATCCGGGGATACTATTACTTTAACCTGGTTCGTTTATTTGGTAAAGTGCCTAAAGTGCTTCGTGTTCCCAAAGATGCTCAGGATGCAAATACTGATCCTGAATTTCAAACCAGAGCCTCTGTAGACACTATTTATAATGTGATCATTCAGGATCTTCAGTTTGCGGCTAACAACCTTCCACTCCGAAGCAATGCCAGTGTAGGTCATGCTGACAAAGGTGCTGCTCAAACTTTGCTGGCAAAGGTGTATATGTACCGCAAAGAATGGCAGAAAGTTTTTGACCTGACTCAGGAAGTTATCAGTTCAGGACAATATGATCTGGTTGCTGACTATTCTACTATCTGGCGCCAGATAGGTGATAATAATATCGAGTCTGTTTTTGAGATTCAGACTGGCCAGTTTAATAATTCAGATTATGGCATACAGGGATATTCCGTATGGCAGGGCCCCAGGGTAGGAGGCAAAGGTGGATGGACGGATTTAGGTTTTGGATTCGGTACACCTTCTGTAAATCTGGTAAATGCCTATGAACCGAATGATGTACGGAAGGCTTCTACAATTATCTTCATTGATAATAGCGGACAGCATAAAGGAACTGTATTGTTTGATGGCTTCCGGATTCCAAGTGCAGACTCTGTACAGAATCTTTACTATAACTATAAAGCTTACCATAGTGAGAATAGCTCTGTAGAAACCTTTAATGGTAATCGTGACAGAAAGCAGAAAAACGTGCATTTATTACGTTATGCTGAGGTACTATTAATGAACGCTGAAGCTGCTAATGAATTAGGACAATCCAATACAGCAACTACTCTGCTGAACCGCATACGAAAAAGAGCCGGGCTTCAGGTTACAAATGCCTCTTCACAGACAGATGTTCGGGAGGCTATCTGGAAAGAGCGTCGGCTTGAGCTGGCAATGGAGCACGATCGCTTTTTCGATCTGGTGCGCCAGGGAAGAGCGGCACAGGTGATGCAAGCTGCTGGTAAAAACTTTGTAGCAGGCAAGAATGAACTCTTGCCCGTGCCAAGTCTGCAGATTGCCCTTAGTGGAGGTCAACTCGATCAAAACAATGGGTACTAGTATTTTCTATTATGAAATTATTTTTCAATCCTTTAATCACTTTTAACATCTTAACGAGTATGAAAAAACAACGAATCACATACGCAATAGCTGCATTTGCATTGGCTTCTGCCCTCTTAGTTACCTCCTGTAAGGATGATGAGAAGAAGTTACCTGATATTGGTGGATATGGTAGTGCTGATGAAGTAGGTGCCAGTAACCTACTTGCACATTGGAGCTTTGATGGCAATAGCACGGAACAAAAGTCTGGTACTGCTCCAGCCAAGACAGAGAATGCAACCTTCTCTACAGGAGTAAAGGGACAGGCAGTGAGCTTAGCAAATGGTTATTTACTATATCCTACACTTACTGCATTGAGTAGTGCAAATGCCATTCCAAGTGTAACAGTCAGTGCATGGATAAATACAGATGTCAATGGTTCAACTGCTAGCTCTGTTTTTGCATTAACTCAGGCAACATCCGCTCAGACCGACTGGAACCAAGGGCCTATTAATATGTATTTGGAGACAGGCAGACCTACCTCCACAAAAGATACTTTGGCTTTACATAGTGCTTTTCATACATATTCAGGAGGAAATTACAATGTAGGAGGAGATAATATAAATGACTATGGTACACGTGGAACTGATTTTCAGACAGTAATTGGCGCTAACAAATGGGTACACTATGTGATGGTATATGATGGTGCAGCCTCTACTATTGATTTGTATGCTAATGGGGTAGTGGTATCAAATAAGAACTTTAGAGTAAGAGACAATGGCGGTGCACCGATTGGAAATCTTACCTTGTCTACACCTACACAGGTATTGATTGGTGGATGGCCTAATACTGTTACCGGATATACAAACTCAAGTGCTCAAAGCTGGCAAGGGTTGTATACGGGTCAAATAGATGAGGTGAGAGTATATAGTAAAGCCTTATCAGCGACTGACATCGGTTCTTTATACCAACTGGAACTTGCTGGAAGATAATATTTCATGCTTGCTTTGATGAAAATGATAACTTCCGGGGATATGTTATCTCCGGAAGTTTTGTTTCCAACATATTCTTTATGAGTTAAAACAGATCCTACTAACGAATAGGATTTGATCAATTAAGATCTTATGAAATACTATGCATTTTTATTCATTCTTGTTCTGTTGGTTGTTGCCTGTAAAAAGGATGACAATCCTGGACAACCAGAGTCTTTCTATTATACAGATGTTAGTATAGATGGCAAGCCGGTTTCTGCCAGTTATTATAACGTTCCTGCCTCTCCTGTAGTAAAAGTTTCATTCTCAGGGAAAGTGAACAGTACTACAGTGAGTGCAAATGTGGTGTTTAAGCAGACGTCTACCTCTGCCAATGTGCCTTTTGATTTTATACTGGAAAATAGCGATAGCACCATTCGTATTAGTCCTAAAAATCCTCTTGAAAACCTGACAAAGTATACTGTTCAGATATTGCCACAACTGCAATCTCAAAAGAATACGGCTTTCAATGCTACTGTTACCACTGAGTTCATCACAGTGATGGATACTACAGATAAGTTCCCGCGTATCTCAGATGAAGCTTTGCTGGATTTGGTTCAAAAGCAAACTTTTGCCTATTTCTGGAATTTTGGACATCCTACTTCTGGTATGGCCAGAGAACGGAATACTTCCGGCGACATAGTAACAACGGGAGGTACTGGTTTTGGGATAATGGCTGTTCTGGTAGCCGTCGAACGAAACTTTATAACACGTCAGGAGGGATATGACAGAATCAAACTTATAGCCAACTTTCTGAAAACGAAGGCAACTCCATATCATGGTGCTTTTGCACACTGGATCAATGGCGCAACAGGTGCGACGGTAGCTTTTAGTACAAAAGACAATGGCGCTGATCTGGTAGAGACTTCCTATCTAATGCAAGGACTACTAACTGCCCGCCAGTATTTTAGCAATGCAAATGAAGCTGAACTTAGAAGCACTATCAATGAACTTTGGCAGAATGTGGAGTGGAGCTGGTTTCGGAAGAACAATGAAAATGTTTTGTACTGGCATTGGTCGCCTAACTATACCTGGGATATGAATATGCAGATCAGTGGGTGGAATGAAGCCTTGATTACCTATGTACTGGCTGCATCATCACCTACCTATTCGATTCCTAAAGAAGCATATACCAATGGCTGGGCCAGAAATGGTAGTATGGTGAATAACAAAACGTTTTATTCTATAAAGCTGCCTTTAGGTCCTGATAGAGGTGGACCATTGTTTTTTGCCCATTATTCATTTCTAGGGATAGACCCCAGAGGATTGAGTGACACATACGCTAATTACTGGGAACAAAATGTAGCCCATTCACTTATCAATTATAACTATTGCAAAGAAAATCCCAAAAAATACAATGGGTATAGCGATTCTTGCTGGGGCTTAACCGCCAGCGATGATAATATTTCCGGATATGCTGCTCATGAACCCAATAATGACCTGGGTATCATTAGTCCAACGGCAGCGCTTTCTTCTATGCCTTATACTCCGGAGGAATCTATGAAGGCTCTGCATTTCTTCTATTATAAACTAGGAGATAAGATCTGGAAACAGTATGGCTTTGTGGATGCTTTTAACTTGTCCAATATCTGGTACGCAGATTCTTTTCTAGCCATAGACCAGGGACCTATTATTGTAATGATAGAAAACCATCGTTCACAATTGTTGTGGAATCTGTTTATGAGTTGCCCGGAAGTAAAAGCAGGATTACAAAAGCTATCCTTTCAGAGCCAGAAGTAAGTCTAGTGATACAAGTATTTGATTCGAATTAGGATTGACGGATAGTTTAACTGGTATACCAATCACAATTGAAAGTAACTGGAAGTATGGTCATTGATGAAAGTGACCATACTTCCAGTCAAAGTTAAAAATGAACAGAGTTCGAATATTCTTGAAACACAACCAGTATTCCAGTCAAAAATAAAAGTGACCGGAACTCCAGTCATTCTTAAAAGTGAACATAGTTCCAGTCATTTTGTAAACTGATTCGAAATATGATCGCTTGTCTCGCTGAATAGTTGCCCGATGATATAGTCTTCAATTACAATTTTGACCAAAGTTCCAGTCACTAGGGAGCATACTTCTAACTCTGGTTACTATTCCTGCAATTGCTGAAAGATAGGGGAATATCCTCCATCCAAAATTCTATAGACTTTACTTAGTGGTGGGTTTCCACTCAATTGCATCTACCTGTCCTCGGCGTGGTTGAAACGTAATGGAAATCACATGACCGGCACGACGAACTGTTATTGTAACTGGCAGTGTATAACTACTATACGTTGGGTTGATAGCGATAGTAGTTGCTATTTCGTCTTCTTCCAGCAAACCTGCTTTTTCTGCTGCCGAACCTTTTACCAATCCTTTGATCTTTTCACCTGCCCGAACATTTTTAGGACTTTCAAATCCTAAATCAAATAGGCCGGCTTTTATAGTTTCACTAATTTCCCTTTAAGCTTGCGAAGCTTTGCATCAAGATTGGCAAAATAGTGAGCACCCCGTGAATAGCCCAGGCTCCAGGCATTGCTGCCTGACCATTTTATGGCAGGAATGTCTTTCTCGGGTATTTCGTGGTATGCATTCGTATAATACAAGGCAGATTCTTCATTGACAAGTTCACGATATTGTTTTGCAGTATACAACCCGGCTTCAAAAGGAATCTTGATTGCCAGATAGTCTGCAATTCCTTCATTGTACCAGTCATCAATTCCTTTTTTTGGAGATGATAAACCAAGTAAAAAGGCATGCACCATCTCATGTGCAACCAATGAAGGCAATTCCGGATCAGTTATTGATTGAGTAGGAGGGAGATAAATCAGGAAAGAGCCATGAGCGGCAACTCCACTTTGTAACGGTCTGCCTTCATAGGTTCGTATCAGAAAACGGAAGGGCTCGTCAACTGATCCATTTAATCTTTTCCTTAACTGCTCGTATGTTTTTTGTGACCAGTCGCCTAAGGCCTGAATCTCATTGGATGTACGCCCCAGTGCATACATGCTAAAATCTGTATTTTCTGTATTGGCTGGATATACAGACTTCTTGCCTGCCAGGAACTGACAGAAAAGAACAGTTTGAAAAGAGTCTTTAACGGTACAATTACCCATACCTGCTGTACTGATAGCCGTATGTCCTGTGGGTAGTTGCCAATGTAATTGTACTTGTACTGAATCTCCCGGATCGGGTAATAACAAGAAACTACCCAATGTGCCTGAAAGTCCTCCCCCAGCAGCTTGTAAATCTACATGAGGACCTCTTTTGGCTGGAAAAGGGATTGCAACAGGTACATAGTAACTAACTTTAACCGCTCCGGAAGCCTGTCTGAATGCTGACCATTGCTGCATTACCAGATCATGTTTGGTTACTGTTGGTTTATTAAAAGATATTTGTCCAAGAGCATCGTATACTTTTAAGCTGGTCACTTGATCTGTGCTACGTTGCAGAAAAGGCTCCATCTTATAGTATAAAAGATCTAGCTTAGGTTTGGATTGAGTATATGTTGAAGGTAGCGTGTAGGAAACTTCTATTCCTGTTGCAATACCTTTTGCATCATACCTGGGCTTTAGATAAATCTCAAACTGTGAGAGTTCAGTAAGAGGCTGTGCAAAGAGGTTATCAAAGCCAGTTACAATCATAATACAGAGTAAAGCAATAGCTTGTTTTAGAAGGAATAGTTTGTACATAAAGGAAGTAGAGGTGGTTATGTATGGTAAAGATGAAGCTTAAATCTAGGTATTAACTCAGTAATCTGAAAGTAAGTTACTGTTTCTCCATATGCTATATCTGCCCCTTATCTGTAACTATACTCCGGAATATGATTTTTTTAATAAGATATCAGACAATGGGTTGACTGACATACTGTTAGGCATGAGAAAGTAATTCCTCAAAAACAGGAACCGATGTAATAATTCTTCCTCTCGTTTCCTTCTTTGTCAGAAAAATTGTAGGCAATAAGGGTTAGTACTGTTTTTTTTCTGCTTAAAGGCAACAGATTAAGTGGTTTAAGGATCAAATGTACACTATGATCCAAAATCATACATCCTGTATCAAAGGGTTCATTATCACCGATATATCCTGAAGCTTGGGAGTATCTTTGTTAGAAGAATCTGAAGTAGTTAGGTGTCCGCGGAATAACTACGGATTCACAAGCAAACCAACATGTCTTTAAAGTTTTATTGGGTTTAGTATGATCATGTAATACGAAATGAAAAACTATTTTTTGATTGTTGCGCTTTTGATAGCTGTTGTTGCTCAAGCGAAAAGACCAGTTATGCAGACCTGGTATGTAGGAGAAATAACTTTGTTAAATAATGAGGTGCTCGAAAGAGAGTTGCGATATGATGCTTATACAGACTTGCTACAGGTAAAAGAGAATGGAACGATTAAGGTATATTCTGCAAGACAAGTGAGTTCTTTTGCTTTTTTTGATATCTACAGTAATTCCAAACGGCAGTTTGTTAGTCTGATGCAGACTACACGATTTCGGAAATCCCGCATGTTTTTTGAAAATGTGATAAGTGGAGAGTTAAAGCTGATTCGTCGGGTGCGATCTGCTGGTGCTGCCAGACGAATTGTAGAGGAGACTACTGATTCCTGGTTTGATAAACACAATATATACGATTATTATATTTATACTGATAACAGGTTTATTTCTACGAGACAGTTTTATAAAGAGATATACGAGCGTATTATGGTTGAGTTTAAAAAGCCTTTGGATATCTTTATCAAAAGCCGTAATATCAATTTGAATACACAATACGGTCAGTTTGTGTTGATTAATCAGTATAATATTCTTAAAAACTCAGCTACTGTAGGACATTTCTGAGTATAATATACTACAGGCCACAGTAGATATGTGACCTGTAGTACACTTTAGAAAATCGCTTATACAGAAAGGATGCTTGTTCCATCCTCAATACTTACCTTGTACATTTTCAGATCAAGACCCATCGCAATTTTGTACGCTTTCTGAATGCGTTCAAATAGATCATCTACAGCATCTGCCTTTATAATATTAATCGTGCAGCCTCCAAAGCCGCCACCCATCATGCGGGCCCCTAATACACTTTTTTCGGTAGTAGTAAAGGAAACCAGATAATCCAGTTCCTTACAACTTACTTCATACATATCCCGCAAGCCATTGTGTGAGCCGTACATACGTTGTCCGAATGTCTCCAGATCACCACGCTTCAAGTCTTCACAAGCTGCTAGTAAACGTTCATTTTCCTGAACTACATACAGACAACGAACAAAAATAAGTGGATCAAACTTTCTCTGATGTGTAAGCAACATTTCTTCTGATACATCACGCAGGCTATGGATATCAGATTCCAGTGTTTGGAGAAGGGCAACGCCTGCTTCACATTCCTGGCGTCGGGTATTGTACTCACTGGACGCCAACGAATGTTTTACTCCTGTATCAAACAATACTATTTGATAATCTGCTAAATCCAATGGAAAGTATTCGTAGTCAAGGGAGCGACAATCCAGACGGATCACCTCATTGTGTTTTCCGAAGGCACTGGCAAACATATCCATAATACCACACTGTAGTCCCACAAACTCATTTTCAGACCTTTGTGCCATTCGGGTCAGGGTTAGCTTATCTAACGGAATATTGAATAGATGGGCAAGTCCCCAGCCTGTAGCGCATTCCAATGCTGCAGAAGATGACATACCGCCACCTGCCGGAACATCTCCGCTAACCACACAGTTAAAGGCAGGAATTGAGTGTCCCATTTTTTGAAACTGTTCTACGATACCCAACAAATAATTTGGCCAGTTTTTGGGAGATGGCTGTAATACATCCAGTGTGGTTGTAAATTCATCTGAAAAATCTGCTGCAAACCAGTGGCAGGTAGCATCAGTACTGGCACTGAGTGTGATATAAATAGCTTTGTCTGTTGCTGCTGGTAAAACAAAGCCATTGTTATAATCGGTATGTTCTCCAATAAGATTTATACGGCCTGGCGAACGTACAATGAGTGGCTTCTGGTTGAAGCGGGATTCATGTATCTGAGAAATATGTAATGGTATGTTCATAAAGTTTTATTTCCTTAGACTGCAAACTTAACCTGTGAGAAGGGCTTAATCAAAGAAAAAGATATTTTAAAGTGTAAATAAAAGCTTAGATAAGCTAGATACTTGATTTTTAAGCAGATTTAAGAGATATTTGAATTTAAACCGCTTACTAAATTGGACTTACATGCAATTGTCCCCTAATTCTGAACCGGCTGCCACAGATGCAGGAGTAAATCTGACTGCACTACGGGATAGCTTTTATGCTTTTAGCAATGTTGAACGGAACACTGTAGCTGCTCTTGAGAATTATGTGTTGAGGGGTTTACCCCAACAACGTAGTAGCGTGATAATTGGATGTCGTGAGTCATTTCTGGTATTGCATCTGGCAAAA is part of the Xanthocytophaga agilis genome and harbors:
- a CDS encoding glucoamylase family protein, with product MKYYAFLFILVLLVVACKKDDNPGQPESFYYTDVSIDGKPVSASYYNVPASPVVKVSFSGKVNSTTVSANVVFKQTSTSANVPFDFILENSDSTIRISPKNPLENLTKYTVQILPQLQSQKNTAFNATVTTEFITVMDTTDKFPRISDEALLDLVQKQTFAYFWNFGHPTSGMARERNTSGDIVTTGGTGFGIMAVLVAVERNFITRQEGYDRIKLIANFLKTKATPYHGAFAHWINGATGATVAFSTKDNGADLVETSYLMQGLLTARQYFSNANEAELRSTINELWQNVEWSWFRKNNENVLYWHWSPNYTWDMNMQISGWNEALITYVLAASSPTYSIPKEAYTNGWARNGSMVNNKTFYSIKLPLGPDRGGPLFFAHYSFLGIDPRGLSDTYANYWEQNVAHSLINYNYCKENPKKYNGYSDSCWGLTASDDNISGYAAHEPNNDLGIISPTAALSSMPYTPEESMKALHFFYYKLGDKIWKQYGFVDAFNLSNIWYADSFLAIDQGPIIVMIENHRSQLLWNLFMSCPEVKAGLQKLSFQSQK
- the galK gene encoding galactokinase is translated as MNIPLHISQIHESRFNQKPLIVRSPGRINLIGEHTDYNNGFVLPAATDKAIYITLSASTDATCHWFAADFSDEFTTTLDVLQPSPKNWPNYLLGIVEQFQKMGHSIPAFNCVVSGDVPAGGGMSSSAALECATGWGLAHLFNIPLDKLTLTRMAQRSENEFVGLQCGIMDMFASAFGKHNEVIRLDCRSLDYEYFPLDLADYQIVLFDTGVKHSLASSEYNTRRQECEAGVALLQTLESDIHSLRDVSEEMLLTHQRKFDPLIFVRCLYVVQENERLLAACEDLKRGDLETFGQRMYGSHNGLRDMYEVSCKELDYLVSFTTTEKSVLGARMMGGGFGGCTINIIKADAVDDLFERIQKAYKIAMGLDLKMYKVSIEDGTSILSV